A genomic window from Arthrobacter globiformis includes:
- a CDS encoding sugar ABC transporter substrate-binding protein: MKKASLTCLMAMAAIAPLALTACGGGSSQSAPNEKVDSLTVLDYYNNEPDKTHIQGALDKCAEQLGVTLKRETVPGKDLIQKVLQRSSSRTLPDVLMLDNPDVQEIAATGGLAPLDDFGVDTSGFAQGMLDAATYEGKVYGLAPTANTLGLFYNKEMLTAAGIQPPKTWDELEAAAEKLTTGDRYGLAFSAIATYEGSWQFLPFMWTNGGEETDLKSPKVAEALGFIDGLVSSGSASKSVVNWSQADVRDQFAAGKAAMMINGPWQIPSLAKTPNIKWAAVQVPVNGQGQTPVAPLGGEVWTVPQTGNKAKQAKSAELVQCISSDENQLALAKERFTVPTKTALAGEYVKAVPEMAAFTEQVANAQSRTGKLGKEWPKTATVMYTAIQLALTDQASPQEAFTKAEAK; this comes from the coding sequence ATGAAGAAAGCATCCCTCACCTGCCTGATGGCCATGGCCGCCATCGCACCCCTCGCCCTCACCGCCTGCGGCGGGGGCAGCAGCCAGTCCGCCCCCAATGAGAAGGTCGACTCGCTCACCGTCCTTGACTACTACAACAACGAACCTGACAAGACCCACATCCAGGGCGCGCTGGATAAGTGCGCCGAGCAGCTGGGCGTGACCCTCAAGCGCGAGACCGTTCCCGGCAAGGACCTCATCCAGAAGGTCCTCCAGCGGTCATCCTCCCGGACCCTGCCAGATGTGCTGATGCTGGACAACCCCGACGTGCAGGAGATCGCTGCAACCGGGGGCCTGGCCCCGCTGGACGACTTCGGCGTGGACACCTCCGGCTTTGCGCAGGGCATGCTCGACGCCGCCACGTACGAGGGCAAGGTGTATGGCCTGGCCCCCACCGCCAACACGCTGGGCCTGTTCTACAACAAGGAGATGCTCACCGCTGCCGGCATCCAGCCACCCAAGACCTGGGATGAGCTGGAGGCGGCGGCGGAAAAGCTGACCACCGGCGACCGCTACGGCCTGGCGTTCTCCGCGATCGCCACCTACGAAGGCAGCTGGCAGTTCCTGCCCTTCATGTGGACCAACGGCGGGGAGGAAACCGACCTGAAGAGCCCCAAGGTGGCGGAGGCACTGGGCTTCATTGACGGCCTGGTGTCCTCGGGCTCCGCATCAAAGAGCGTGGTGAACTGGAGCCAGGCGGATGTGCGGGACCAGTTTGCCGCCGGCAAGGCCGCCATGATGATCAACGGCCCGTGGCAGATCCCCTCACTGGCCAAGACACCGAACATCAAGTGGGCGGCCGTCCAGGTCCCCGTCAACGGACAGGGGCAGACTCCCGTTGCTCCGTTGGGCGGCGAGGTCTGGACGGTGCCGCAGACCGGCAACAAGGCCAAGCAGGCCAAGTCCGCCGAGCTCGTGCAATGCATCAGCAGCGACGAGAACCAGCTGGCCCTGGCCAAGGAGCGCTTCACGGTGCCCACCAAGACCGCCCTTGCGGGTGAGTACGTGAAGGCCGTTCCGGAGATGGCCGCGTTCACCGAGCAGGTGGCCAACGCCCAGTCGCGGACGGGCAAGCTGGGCAAGGAATGGCCCAAGACGGCGACGGTCATGTACACCGCGATCCAGCTGGCGCTGACCGACCAGGCGTCCCCACAGGAGGCCTTCACCAAGGCCGAGGCGAAGTAG
- a CDS encoding carbohydrate ABC transporter permease produces the protein MTTLDITTARSVPARLRPRKANRPKLGHTAVGLLMLAVMLFPVYWMVNASLQPSGNTLTADFLPLNPSFEGYEKAIAQQGPNLLTSLVISLGTVVFSLAVAAPAAYMLAQFRFRWINAALLAILISQMIPGIVIANALYAAYNDLGLLNSIPGLILADSTHAIPFVILIMRAFMMRIPPSIVEAARVDGAGLVRAFVSIVLPISRNSLITAGLFAFLFSWSDFLFALTLTTTEDVRPVTLGIYQYLGTQVSNWSAVMATAVLSSLPAIVLLVLAQKYIAAGATGGAVK, from the coding sequence ATGACAACCCTGGATATAACGACGGCCCGCTCCGTGCCGGCCCGGCTGCGGCCGCGGAAGGCCAACCGGCCCAAGCTGGGGCACACCGCCGTCGGACTTCTGATGCTCGCGGTGATGCTGTTCCCGGTGTACTGGATGGTCAACGCATCCCTGCAGCCATCGGGCAACACCCTCACCGCGGACTTCCTGCCGCTGAACCCAAGTTTCGAGGGCTATGAAAAGGCGATCGCGCAGCAGGGCCCGAACCTGCTGACCAGCCTGGTCATCTCGCTCGGCACGGTGGTGTTCAGCCTGGCCGTCGCGGCCCCAGCCGCGTACATGCTGGCGCAATTCCGGTTCCGCTGGATCAACGCCGCGCTGCTGGCGATCCTCATTTCACAGATGATCCCCGGCATCGTGATCGCCAACGCCCTCTACGCGGCCTACAACGACCTCGGCCTGCTCAACTCCATCCCAGGGCTGATCCTTGCAGACTCGACCCACGCCATCCCGTTCGTGATCCTGATCATGCGGGCCTTCATGATGCGGATCCCGCCCAGCATCGTGGAGGCGGCGAGGGTGGATGGCGCTGGGCTGGTCCGGGCGTTCGTCTCGATCGTGCTGCCCATCAGCCGCAACTCGCTCATCACCGCCGGGCTCTTCGCCTTCCTCTTCTCCTGGAGTGACTTCCTGTTCGCCCTGACACTGACCACCACGGAGGACGTGCGGCCCGTGACGCTGGGCATCTACCAGTACCTGGGCACCCAGGTGTCCAACTGGAGTGCAGTGATGGCCACGGCGGTGCTGTCTTCACTGCCGGCCATCGTGCTGCTGGTCCTGGCGCAGAAGTACATCGCGGCAGGGGCCACAGGCGGCGCCGTCAAATAG
- a CDS encoding Gfo/Idh/MocA family protein, with protein MTSTRSEPGKLRIALIGYSFMGSIHAQAWTTAPRFFDLDVVPVLAAVCGRDQEAAQSFAYKFGIGRVETDWRTLVADPDIDAVDICVPGNLHAEIAIAALQAGKHVLCEKPLANTLAEAEKMALAAEEAKALGALAMVGFSYRRTPALAYARELVRDGRLGAIRHIRASYLQDWIVDEDFPLVWRLEKDKAGSGALGDIGAHIIDLAQYVTGHHLAGISALTETFVKTRPLAGSSSGLQALPDLETSSGPVTSSGLRAQGPDKAERGAVTVDDAAVVIGRTAEGALATFEATRFATGRKNAIRLEVNGSLGSLAFDFEDLNELWFHDHTDPAESAGFRRILVTEPNHPYAGAWWPPGHGLGYDHAFVHQAADFARCIARGEQPEPSFAEGLQIQRLLDAAETSAANNAQWQDVTAGA; from the coding sequence ATGACGTCCACAAGATCAGAGCCGGGAAAGCTGCGGATAGCCCTCATCGGCTACTCGTTCATGGGCTCCATCCACGCCCAGGCCTGGACCACGGCACCGAGGTTCTTCGACCTGGACGTGGTACCCGTGCTCGCAGCAGTCTGCGGCCGCGACCAGGAAGCAGCCCAATCTTTCGCCTACAAGTTCGGCATCGGCCGGGTGGAGACCGACTGGCGGACCCTCGTGGCGGACCCGGACATCGACGCGGTCGACATCTGCGTTCCCGGGAACCTGCACGCAGAGATTGCCATCGCCGCGCTCCAGGCCGGCAAGCACGTGCTCTGTGAAAAGCCCCTCGCCAACACGCTGGCGGAAGCCGAGAAGATGGCCCTCGCGGCGGAGGAGGCGAAGGCCTTGGGGGCCCTTGCGATGGTCGGCTTCAGCTACCGCCGGACACCGGCACTCGCCTACGCACGGGAGCTGGTCCGGGATGGCCGGCTCGGCGCCATCCGCCATATCCGTGCCTCGTATCTGCAGGACTGGATCGTGGACGAGGACTTCCCGCTGGTCTGGCGCCTGGAGAAGGACAAAGCAGGCTCGGGTGCGCTCGGCGACATCGGCGCACACATCATCGACCTCGCCCAGTACGTGACCGGCCACCACCTGGCGGGGATCAGCGCTCTGACGGAGACGTTCGTGAAGACCAGGCCGCTCGCCGGTTCGTCGTCGGGACTTCAGGCGCTGCCAGACCTGGAGACATCATCCGGCCCGGTGACATCATCCGGCCTGCGAGCGCAAGGCCCGGACAAGGCTGAACGGGGCGCAGTGACCGTGGATGATGCCGCGGTCGTCATCGGGCGGACAGCCGAAGGGGCGCTGGCCACGTTCGAGGCAACCCGCTTCGCCACCGGCCGCAAGAACGCCATCAGGCTTGAGGTCAACGGCTCACTCGGTTCCCTGGCCTTCGACTTCGAAGACCTCAACGAGCTCTGGTTCCATGACCACACTGACCCCGCCGAGTCGGCTGGCTTCCGCCGGATCCTTGTCACCGAGCCCAATCACCCGTACGCCGGGGCGTGGTGGCCACCCGGACACGGACTCGGCTACGACCACGCCTTCGTTCATCAGGCAGCCGACTTCGCCCGGTGCATCGCCCGCGGCGAGCAGCCGGAGCCCTCGTTCGCGGAGGGGCTGCAGATCCAGCGCCTCCTCGACGCCGCAGAAACCAGTGCCGCCAACAACGCCCAGTGGCAGGACGTAACGGCCGGCGCGTAG
- a CDS encoding energy-coupling factor transporter transmembrane component T family protein, whose amino-acid sequence MRGHGFLLANYVPGTSLIHRMPLWLKFLLVLACGMASFLIVDWRLAAGALLVMCILFLLSGAGAVRLFRAVRPLLPILLVIGAFQWWQLGGPVAARIVLNILLCVVAASLLTATTPLHRLLDGVVSLARPFRRFGADPERFALTIAIMLRSIPFIAGAFADVRDSARARGLERNPRALVLPVFITTVAYARHTGEALAARGLGEPED is encoded by the coding sequence GTGAGGGGCCACGGCTTCCTGCTCGCCAACTACGTGCCCGGCACGTCCCTGATCCACCGCATGCCGCTGTGGCTGAAGTTCCTGCTGGTCCTTGCCTGCGGAATGGCCTCGTTCCTGATCGTCGACTGGCGGCTGGCCGCCGGAGCCCTCCTTGTGATGTGCATACTGTTCCTGCTGAGCGGCGCCGGGGCAGTGCGCCTCTTCCGCGCGGTGCGGCCGCTGCTGCCCATCCTGCTGGTCATCGGAGCGTTCCAGTGGTGGCAGCTGGGCGGGCCTGTTGCCGCGCGGATCGTCCTGAACATCCTGTTGTGCGTCGTGGCGGCGTCCCTGCTGACCGCCACCACGCCGCTGCACCGCCTGCTCGACGGAGTGGTTTCCCTCGCCCGCCCGTTCCGGCGCTTCGGCGCGGACCCCGAGCGCTTTGCCCTGACCATCGCCATTATGCTGCGGAGCATTCCCTTTATTGCCGGGGCCTTCGCTGACGTCCGGGATTCGGCGCGTGCCCGCGGACTGGAACGCAACCCGCGGGCACTCGTCCTGCCGGTATTCATTACCACCGTTGCGTATGCCCGCCATACCGGCGAGGCGCTGGCCGCCCGCGGGCTGGGCGAGCCGGAAGACTAG
- a CDS encoding carbohydrate ABC transporter permease, with protein sequence MAERDRRRRGFRREHLVQALFLAPAALFLLLFFGYPVVKNVVMSLQEYTTRTFFTGEAPWVGLANYATAVGSSLFAPAMLNTALFTLGSIAGQFVIGLALANFFKRRFPLSGFLRSMLLLPWLLPLIVSSATWRSMLDQDSGILNAFLRNLGVIQEPVPWLTSPSVALLAVVLVNIWVGIPFNVTLLYGGLQEIPEELYEAGAVDGATGWKAFWHITWPNLRPVASVVLVLGVVYTLKVLDIILGLTNGGPANATQTLAVRSYQESFVNFQFGVGAAFSNILILISLVFAVVYLRMNRRAVDE encoded by the coding sequence ATGGCAGAACGGGACCGACGACGGCGGGGCTTCCGCCGGGAGCACCTGGTCCAGGCCCTCTTTCTGGCGCCCGCTGCGCTCTTCCTCCTGCTGTTCTTCGGCTACCCCGTGGTGAAGAACGTGGTGATGAGCCTGCAGGAGTACACCACCCGGACCTTCTTCACCGGAGAGGCACCCTGGGTTGGCCTGGCGAACTATGCCACCGCCGTCGGGAGCAGCCTTTTCGCCCCGGCGATGCTCAACACGGCACTGTTCACCCTGGGTTCGATCGCCGGCCAGTTTGTCATTGGCCTGGCCCTGGCCAATTTCTTCAAGCGGCGGTTCCCGCTGAGCGGCTTCCTCCGTTCGATGCTGCTGCTGCCGTGGCTGCTGCCGCTGATCGTCTCGAGTGCCACGTGGCGGTCGATGCTGGACCAGGACAGCGGCATCCTCAACGCGTTCCTGCGGAACCTCGGTGTCATCCAGGAACCGGTCCCCTGGCTGACCAGCCCGTCGGTGGCGCTGCTGGCCGTGGTCCTGGTGAACATCTGGGTGGGCATTCCCTTCAACGTCACCCTCCTCTATGGCGGCCTCCAGGAGATTCCCGAGGAACTGTACGAGGCGGGCGCGGTGGACGGCGCAACGGGCTGGAAGGCGTTCTGGCACATCACCTGGCCCAACCTGCGGCCGGTGGCCAGCGTGGTCCTGGTGCTCGGCGTCGTCTACACGCTCAAGGTCCTGGACATCATCCTGGGCCTGACCAACGGCGGGCCGGCGAACGCCACCCAGACCCTGGCCGTGCGCTCCTACCAGGAGTCGTTCGTCAACTTCCAGTTCGGCGTCGGCGCTGCCTTCAGCAACATCCTGATCCTGATCTCACTGGTGTTCGCGGTGGTCTACCTCCGCATGAACCGCCGTGCGGTCGACGAGTAA
- a CDS encoding LacI family DNA-binding transcriptional regulator translates to MRDVARLADVSIATVSFVINDTKPVAPATRARVEEAMLQLGYRRNALGRALASKRTRIIALLYPALQRRLSETAVKFFTSATQTAKDLGYNLVLWPISNDAEEVEELISSGFIDGVLLMEVQLDDARVERLQRSTLPFALIGRTRHPEELPYVDVDFENSMVEAVSYLQGLGHSRLCFVDSGGAEHALSGYGPVVRSRATFAAEVERRGLESVHLSCEESPISGQGAAEKLLKTAPDTTAVILMNDNASFGFLNGLNRRGIDVPGDMSVLLIGSTPDGAAATDPRLTVLTLPSTELGRMGVETLVDQLEERGGPMRQAVVICRFEEGQSTGPARRAPSSAAS, encoded by the coding sequence ATGAGAGACGTTGCGAGGCTGGCGGACGTCTCGATCGCCACGGTGTCGTTTGTCATCAACGACACCAAGCCGGTTGCCCCGGCCACCCGTGCCAGGGTTGAGGAGGCCATGCTGCAACTGGGCTACCGCCGGAATGCCCTCGGGCGCGCGTTGGCCAGCAAGCGCACCCGGATCATTGCCCTGCTGTACCCTGCGCTGCAGCGGCGCCTCAGCGAGACCGCCGTGAAGTTCTTCACCAGCGCGACCCAGACGGCCAAGGACCTCGGCTACAACCTTGTGCTGTGGCCCATCAGCAACGACGCAGAAGAGGTTGAGGAGCTCATCTCAAGCGGCTTCATCGACGGGGTCCTGCTCATGGAAGTGCAGCTGGACGATGCCAGGGTGGAGCGGCTGCAGCGTTCCACGTTGCCGTTTGCCCTGATTGGACGGACGCGGCATCCGGAGGAACTGCCGTACGTGGACGTCGACTTTGAGAATTCCATGGTCGAGGCCGTCTCCTACCTGCAGGGGCTCGGACACAGCCGGCTCTGCTTCGTTGACAGCGGCGGGGCCGAGCATGCCCTCAGCGGCTACGGCCCCGTGGTGCGGAGCCGGGCAACCTTTGCCGCGGAAGTGGAGCGCCGCGGGCTCGAATCAGTCCACCTCTCCTGCGAGGAGTCGCCGATATCAGGTCAGGGCGCCGCCGAAAAGCTGCTCAAAACAGCCCCGGACACGACGGCAGTGATCCTCATGAACGACAACGCGTCGTTCGGCTTCCTGAACGGCCTGAACAGGCGCGGCATCGACGTACCCGGGGACATGTCGGTCCTGCTGATCGGCTCAACGCCGGACGGGGCCGCAGCAACGGATCCCCGGCTGACCGTCCTCACGCTGCCCAGCACGGAGCTGGGCCGCATGGGCGTCGAAACGCTCGTGGATCAGCTTGAGGAACGGGGCGGTCCCATGCGCCAGGCCGTGGTGATCTGCCGCTTCGAGGAAGGGCAATCGACGGGGCCGGCCCGGCGGGCGCCGTCGTCCGCGGCAAGCTGA
- a CDS encoding energy-coupling factor ABC transporter ATP-binding protein, giving the protein MSTISLRSAGVSVAVDGRPAPKVLLQDISLELTEDRIGVIGANGSGKSTLLRLLNGLLTPTEGTVTVNGADTVRNVRTVRQQVGFVFTDPLSQLVMPTGREDVELSLRRSVRHGKERRDKAAAALDRFGLLPLADQSIYELSGGERQLLALASVLAVEPDVLVLDEPSTLLDLRNRELLRRTLAGLSQQIVMSTHDLELALDMDRVLVVEGGRIAYDGGAAAAVEHYRSLSARSLSGGDFR; this is encoded by the coding sequence GTGAGCACAATCTCCCTCAGGAGCGCAGGGGTCAGCGTGGCCGTCGACGGCCGCCCTGCCCCCAAGGTCCTGCTGCAGGACATAAGCCTGGAGCTCACCGAGGATCGGATCGGTGTGATCGGAGCCAACGGCTCTGGAAAATCAACATTGCTTCGCCTGCTCAACGGCCTCCTGACGCCCACCGAAGGGACCGTGACCGTCAACGGCGCCGACACGGTCCGCAATGTGCGCACCGTGCGCCAGCAGGTGGGCTTCGTCTTCACCGATCCCCTCTCCCAGCTGGTCATGCCCACCGGGCGTGAGGACGTTGAGCTCTCCCTCCGGCGTTCGGTGCGGCACGGGAAGGAGCGCCGGGACAAGGCGGCGGCCGCCCTGGACCGGTTCGGGCTCCTGCCGCTGGCGGACCAAAGCATCTATGAACTCTCCGGCGGCGAACGGCAGCTTCTCGCCCTCGCGTCCGTGCTGGCGGTGGAGCCGGACGTCCTGGTGCTGGACGAGCCCTCCACCCTGCTGGACCTCCGGAACCGCGAGCTGCTGCGCCGGACCCTCGCCGGCCTGAGCCAGCAGATCGTCATGTCCACCCATGACCTGGAACTGGCCCTGGACATGGACCGGGTTCTGGTGGTCGAAGGCGGACGGATAGCGTACGACGGCGGTGCTGCCGCCGCCGTCGAGCATTACCGCTCGCTGTCTGCCCGGAGCCTGTCAGGCGGGGACTTCCGGTGA
- a CDS encoding ThuA domain-containing protein has protein sequence MTENHTPLRVTVWGENRHEQHQPHVAETYPDGMHTTIREGIEENLGPRTEVATVTLDDPEHGLTEERLRNTDVLVWWGHAAHGEVADEVVERVHRHVLAGMGLVVLHSGHWSKIFGKLMGTTCTLRWRSERDREIVWTVDPTHPIAQGVPHPFIIPEQEMYGEHFDIPAPDELIFLSTFSGGEVFRSGCTFKRGYGKIFFFSPGDQDYPVYHHKDVRRVIANGVEWARTVRPERTDPVLLRYETEAFYTGHSYEGAMAN, from the coding sequence ATGACTGAGAACCACACTCCCCTGCGCGTCACCGTATGGGGCGAAAACCGCCACGAACAGCACCAGCCGCACGTGGCCGAGACCTACCCGGACGGCATGCACACCACCATCCGTGAGGGCATCGAGGAGAACCTTGGCCCGCGGACCGAGGTGGCCACCGTGACCCTCGACGACCCCGAGCACGGCCTCACCGAGGAGCGGCTGCGCAACACGGACGTCCTGGTCTGGTGGGGCCACGCCGCCCATGGCGAGGTGGCGGACGAGGTGGTGGAGCGCGTCCACCGGCACGTGCTGGCCGGCATGGGCCTTGTGGTGCTCCACTCCGGGCACTGGTCGAAGATCTTCGGCAAGCTCATGGGCACCACCTGCACGCTGCGCTGGCGCTCGGAACGGGACCGCGAGATTGTCTGGACGGTGGACCCGACGCATCCCATCGCGCAGGGCGTGCCGCACCCGTTCATCATTCCGGAGCAGGAGATGTACGGGGAGCATTTCGACATCCCCGCCCCCGACGAGCTGATCTTCCTGAGCACCTTCTCCGGCGGCGAGGTGTTCCGCAGCGGGTGTACCTTCAAGCGGGGCTACGGCAAGATTTTCTTCTTCTCCCCCGGCGACCAGGACTACCCCGTCTACCATCACAAGGACGTGCGCAGGGTCATCGCCAACGGCGTGGAATGGGCCCGCACCGTGCGGCCCGAACGCACCGACCCGGTCCTGCTCCGGTACGAAACCGAGGCGTTCTACACCGGCCACAGCTACGAGGGGGCGATGGCCAATTGA
- a CDS encoding Gfo/Idh/MocA family protein, giving the protein MGRAWLRLLGASADVELAGVVDLNPQAARDALADLGLGGVPVGTSLTELAGAVGAQAVVNVTVPAAHHPVNVEAHFLGLPVLCEKPAAPTVAEALSLAAVAEATGQLLMISQSRRYFRTLAAFKRQADRLGEIGLLTCDFFKAPHFGGFREEMEHVLLVDMAIHAFDAARYVLARNPVSVYCEEFNPGWSWYTGDAAATAVFEMDGGTRFVYTGSWCADGLETSWNGSWRINGANGTAAWDGTAAPVAEHVAGAVSGAGARAGARAGADDGSLPDSASSSPDSLVAEGGTPEEIAGALAEFVRCLRTGEVPAGEIHANVLSLAMVEAAVKSSQTGQKVLVRDVLDDAHRHALAVEQVPAARDVLASWASPLEALERAGYSGQAVSTVLG; this is encoded by the coding sequence ATGGGCCGGGCCTGGCTGCGGCTGCTGGGTGCGTCGGCCGACGTCGAACTGGCCGGCGTCGTGGACCTCAACCCTCAGGCAGCACGTGACGCGCTGGCCGATCTGGGCCTAGGCGGCGTACCGGTGGGGACGAGTCTGACCGAGCTGGCAGGCGCCGTCGGGGCGCAGGCGGTGGTGAACGTGACGGTCCCGGCCGCGCACCATCCGGTGAACGTCGAGGCGCACTTCCTCGGGCTGCCGGTGCTGTGCGAGAAGCCAGCGGCGCCGACCGTCGCAGAAGCCCTCTCCCTGGCCGCGGTGGCCGAGGCAACCGGCCAGCTGCTGATGATCAGCCAGTCCCGCCGGTACTTCCGGACGCTCGCTGCCTTCAAGCGGCAGGCTGACCGGCTCGGGGAGATCGGGCTGCTGACCTGCGACTTCTTCAAGGCGCCGCATTTCGGCGGCTTCCGCGAGGAGATGGAGCACGTGCTCCTGGTGGACATGGCCATCCACGCGTTCGACGCCGCACGGTACGTCCTCGCCCGGAACCCGGTTTCTGTGTACTGCGAGGAGTTCAACCCCGGCTGGAGCTGGTACACCGGGGACGCCGCTGCCACGGCCGTCTTCGAGATGGACGGAGGCACTCGCTTCGTCTACACCGGAAGCTGGTGCGCCGACGGGCTGGAAACTTCGTGGAACGGCAGCTGGCGGATCAACGGGGCCAACGGCACCGCGGCGTGGGACGGCACTGCGGCGCCGGTCGCGGAGCATGTTGCCGGGGCCGTTTCTGGGGCCGGGGCCCGTGCCGGGGCCCGTGCTGGGGCGGACGACGGCAGCCTGCCGGATTCTGCTTCTTCCTCGCCGGATTCCTTGGTTGCGGAGGGCGGGACCCCGGAAGAGATTGCCGGGGCGTTGGCTGAATTCGTCCGGTGCCTGCGGACAGGTGAGGTTCCCGCGGGCGAAATCCATGCGAACGTCCTGAGCCTGGCCATGGTCGAGGCGGCCGTGAAGTCTTCGCAGACCGGGCAGAAGGTGCTCGTCCGGGACGTCCTCGACGACGCGCACCGGCACGCGCTCGCCGTCGAGCAGGTCCCTGCCGCCAGGGATGTCCTGGCCTCGTGGGCATCGCCGCTCGAGGCCCTGGAGCGGGCTGGCTATTCAGGGCAGGCTGTTTCCACGGTGCTGGGGTAG
- a CDS encoding multidrug effflux MFS transporter → MTVTDAPVTTREQAVGRPLAIVLGLLTIFGPISMDLYLPVLPALTVELGSSTSTAQLTITACLLGLAIGQVIAGPLSDRFGRRLPLLIGVAAYTVTSVLCAVSPTVETLIAARFVQGLAGAVGIVIAQAAGRDVYDGAKLLRYYGRLTVLGGLAAIVGPVIGGQLATVTDWRGIFLFLAAVGVVILVACLVVFKETLPAERRAAGGIAHTLQDFRRLLADRVFIGAVLITGFTYSAIFAYLSGATFVLQGIYGLSPQGYSFAFGLNSLGFMIFGFLGGRLAERWSEKATLVIGLAMATAGSLGLLVTALLHLPLIAVILSLFTMVGGVAAVSPPATSLALKGYPDIAGTASSLLGLARFAFGGVAAPLVGIGGADNAIPFGVVTVVSVAAAVACLGLVRARAEVR, encoded by the coding sequence GTGACTGTGACCGACGCTCCGGTGACCACGCGCGAACAGGCGGTCGGACGGCCATTGGCAATTGTCCTTGGCCTGCTGACCATCTTCGGTCCGATTTCCATGGACCTGTACCTGCCCGTCCTGCCGGCGCTGACGGTGGAGCTTGGAAGCTCCACGTCGACAGCGCAGCTGACCATAACGGCATGCCTGCTCGGTCTGGCCATCGGCCAGGTGATTGCGGGTCCGCTGTCGGACCGCTTCGGCCGCCGGCTCCCCCTGCTGATCGGCGTCGCCGCCTACACGGTTACGTCCGTTCTCTGTGCCGTCAGCCCCACCGTGGAGACGCTGATCGCTGCTCGGTTCGTCCAGGGCCTGGCCGGCGCTGTGGGCATTGTGATCGCGCAGGCTGCAGGGCGGGACGTCTACGACGGCGCCAAGCTCCTCCGCTACTACGGCCGCCTGACTGTGCTCGGCGGACTGGCGGCGATCGTTGGTCCCGTCATCGGCGGGCAACTGGCCACAGTGACGGACTGGCGTGGAATCTTCCTGTTTCTTGCCGCCGTCGGCGTGGTCATTCTTGTGGCCTGCCTGGTGGTGTTCAAGGAGACACTTCCGGCTGAGCGGCGGGCGGCAGGAGGGATTGCCCACACATTGCAGGATTTCCGGCGCCTGCTGGCGGACCGCGTGTTCATCGGCGCCGTGCTGATCACGGGCTTTACGTATTCTGCGATCTTTGCCTACCTCAGCGGCGCCACGTTTGTCCTGCAGGGCATCTACGGGCTGTCGCCGCAGGGCTACTCGTTCGCCTTCGGCCTGAACTCCCTGGGGTTCATGATCTTTGGCTTCCTTGGCGGCCGGCTGGCCGAACGGTGGTCGGAGAAAGCGACGCTGGTGATCGGGCTGGCGATGGCTACGGCCGGTTCCCTCGGACTGCTCGTGACCGCGCTCCTGCACCTGCCCCTGATTGCCGTGATCCTGTCCCTCTTCACGATGGTTGGCGGCGTGGCGGCGGTCAGCCCGCCCGCAACCTCCCTGGCGCTGAAAGGTTATCCGGACATTGCCGGCACCGCGTCGTCGCTGCTGGGCCTCGCCAGGTTCGCCTTCGGCGGCGTCGCCGCACCGCTGGTGGGCATCGGCGGTGCGGACAACGCAATTCCGTTCGGCGTGGTTACCGTGGTGTCCGTCGCGGCGGCGGTGGCCTGCCTTGGGCTTGTTCGGGCGCGCGCTGAGGTTCGTTAG